The following coding sequences lie in one Brachionichthys hirsutus isolate HB-005 unplaced genomic scaffold, CSIRO-AGI_Bhir_v1 contig_997, whole genome shotgun sequence genomic window:
- the LOC137915951 gene encoding transcriptional adapter 2-alpha-like, whose amino-acid sequence MDRLASVGSDPFDKPPCRGCSSHLSEPYIKCAECGPSPFLLCLQCFTRGFEYKKHESDHKYEIMTSDFPVLEPGWTALEEMSLLEAVMDCGFGNWQDVAYQMRTKTKEECESHYMKNFINNPLFSSTLLSLGKTKDSHIAEGAVPFKPTEDPPRPTFDSVLSRDMAGYMPARADFMEREFDNYAEWDLKDIDFVDDDSDILRALKLSVVDIYHSRLKERQRRKKVIRDHGLINLRKFQMLERCYPKEVQELYDAMRRFARVIGPIEHDKFIESHALEFELRREIRRLQEYRGAGITSFCSAKVYERANRMREDERRKRTMLCDVLQYIQDGRACQQWLTKQAALDAGITPAVTTIMVSATGRRSAPPLNLTGLPGTEKLNEREKELCQVVRLVPGAYLEYKQALLNECRRQGGLRLAQARALIKIDVNKTRKIYDFLIKEGHITKA is encoded by the exons ATGGACCGTCTGGCATCTGTTGGAA GCGATCCTTTCGATAAACCGCCATGCAGAGGCTGCTCGTCCCACCTCAGCGAGCCGTACATCAAATGTGCAGAATGTGGCCCCTCGCCCTTTCTGCTCTGCCTCCAG TGTTTCACCAGAGGATTTGAATACAAGAAGCACGAGAGTGACCACAAATATGAAATCATG ACATCGGACTTCCCTGTCCTTGAACCCGGATGGACGGCGCTGGAAGAAATGTCTCTGCTGGAGGCCGTCATGGACTGTGGTTTCGGGAACTG GCAGGATGTGGCATATCAGATGCGCACTAAAACCAAAGAGGAATGTGAGAGCCATTATATGAAGAACTTCATCAACAACccgctcttctcctccaccttgCTCAGCctgggaaaaacaaaagactCTCACATTGCTGAGGGCGCTGTTCCTTTCAAAC CCACTGAGGACCCTCCTCGGCCCACTTTTGACTCTGTGCTGTCCCGGGATATGGCAGGATACATGCCTGCCAGAGCAGACTTCATGGAG CGA GAGTTTGACAACTACGCAGAATGGGATTTGAAAGACATCGACTTTGTGGATGACGACTCCGACATCCTCCGTG CACTCAAGCTTTCAGTTGTTGATATTTATCATTCAAGATTAAAGGAGAGACAAAGGAGGAAAAA GGTTATCCGAGACCATGGGCTGATCAACCTGAGGAAATTCCAGA TGCTGGAGCGATGCTACCCAAAGGAGGTGCAGGAGCTCTATGATGCCATGAGGCGATTTGCCAGAGTGATCGGACCGATTGAACACGACAAATTCATTGAAAGCCACGCAC TGGAGTTTGAGCTGAGGAGGGAGATCCGCCGGCTGCAGGAATACAGAGGAGCAGGGATCACGTCTTTCTGCA GCGCCAAGGTGTACGAGCGGGCGAACCGCATGCGGGAGGACGAGAGGAGGAAGCGGACCATGCTGTGTGACGTGCTGCAGTACATCCAGGACGGCAGGGCCTGCCAGCAGTGGCTCACGAAACAAGCTGCGCT AGATGCCGGCATCACTCCAGCTGTAACGACCATCATGGTGTCGG CTACAGGTAGGCGGAGCGCTCCTCCTCTCAATCTGACGGGCCTCCCGGGGACGGAGAAGCTCAACGAGCGTGAGAAAGAG CTGTGCCAGGTGGTGCGGCTGGTGCCGGGGGCCTACCTGGAATACAAGCAGGCCCTGTTGAACGAGTGCAGGCGGCAGGGAGGGCTGCGGCTCGCACAGGCCAGAGCGCTGATCAAGATCGACGTCAACAAGACGCGCAAAATCTACGACTTCCTCATCAAAGAGGGCCACATCACGAAAGCTTAG